The Streptomyces sp. NBC_00775 genome includes the window TCAAACGCCGGACGGGCTGAAGAGACCAAGCCCCGGCCGGAGCTGAAGGTCTGCCGAAGCCGCGGGATGACGCCCTCGGCCGCGAAATGGAGCCGCAATCATGCACCTCGATCACGATCACTCTCACGGCGGGCCCTCCGCCATCAGTGCCGATGCCCACCGTCCGGACGGCTCGCGCCGTGCGCTGCGTATAGGGCTCGGCGGTCCCGTCGGTTCCGGCAAGACCGCCACCGTCGCCGCGCTCTGCAAGGCGCTGCGCGACGAGTTGTCGCTCGCCGTCGTCACGAACGACATCTATACGCGTGAGGACGCGGAGTTCCTGCTGCGGGAGGCCGTGCTGCCGCCCGAGCGGATCACCGCCGTCGAGACGGGGGCCTGCCCGCACACCGCCATCCGGGACGACATCTCCGCCAACCTCGAAGCGGTGGAGGACCTGGAGGACGAGGTCGGGCCGCTCGATCTGATCCTTGTCGAGTCCGGAGGCGACAACCTCACCGCGACCTTCTCCAGGGGACTGGTCGACGCGCAGATCTTCGTCATCGACGTGGCCGGCGGGGACGACATTCCGCGCAAGGGCGGACCCGGTGTCACCACCGCCGATCTGCTCGTCGTCAACAAGACCGACCTCGCGCCGTACGTCGGGTCCGATCTCGGGCGTATGGCGGCGGACGCCAAGGCGCAGCGGGCCGAGCTGCCGGTCGTCTTCCAGTCGCTCCGGGGCGAGGGCGGGGTCACGGATGTCACGACGTGGGTGCGGGGGCAGCTCGCCGCGTGGACGGCATGACGACAGCGGGAGTACGGGCCACCGCGCGGATCTCGGCCCGGGACGACGGACGGGGCGGGACCTCGCTGCCCGTGCTGGACGGGCAGGGGCCGCTCGCCCTGCGCCGTACGCGGGCCAGTGGCTCCGAGGCGCGCGTCATGCTGGTCGGTGCGATGAGCGGT containing:
- the ureG gene encoding urease accessory protein UreG, producing the protein MHLDHDHSHGGPSAISADAHRPDGSRRALRIGLGGPVGSGKTATVAALCKALRDELSLAVVTNDIYTREDAEFLLREAVLPPERITAVETGACPHTAIRDDISANLEAVEDLEDEVGPLDLILVESGGDNLTATFSRGLVDAQIFVIDVAGGDDIPRKGGPGVTTADLLVVNKTDLAPYVGSDLGRMAADAKAQRAELPVVFQSLRGEGGVTDVTTWVRGQLAAWTA